The following is a genomic window from Atribacteraceae bacterium.
CCGGGGAAGGCGGGAAAATTCTTGGAACATCTCTTTACCCAGGTTTTCATCACTCGCTGTCCGGGTGACGATCAGCCCGCTGGCGGTAGAAATCAGCAAGGCTGGGATCTGGGCGACCAACCCATCCCCGACTGTGAGCAGAGCATAGGTCTGGAGGGATTCGACCAGGGGCAGACCACGCTGCACGCTTCCCACGATAAAGCCACCCAGGAAGTTGATCAGGGTGATGATCAATCCGGCAATCGCGTCCCCCTTGACAAACTTACTGGCTCCGTCCATGGCTCCGTAAAAGTCGGCCTGCCTCTCAATATCTCGGCGCCTTTTACGAGCTTCCTTTTCATCGATCATGCCCGCATTCAGGTCGGCATCGATGCTCATCTGTTTGCCGGGCATGGCATCCAAGGTAAAACGGGCAGCCACTTCTGAGATGCGTCCGGCGCCATTGGTGATGACCACGAATTGGATGATGATCAGGATGAGAAAAATAATGAATCCGACCACATAATTGCCGCTGACCACGAAGTGGCCGAAAGCGGCGATAATCCGACCGGCATAACCATCGAGGAGTATCAGACGGGTGGTCGAAACGTTGAGGGCCAGTCGGAACAACGTCGTAAAGAGGAGAAGGGAGGGAAACACGGAAAATTGGAGGGGATTTCCGATATAAGTCGTGGTCAGAAGGGTCATCACCGCGAAACTGATATTACAGACCAGCAGAAAGTCGATCAAAAGAGGAGGGAGGGGGACCACCATCATCAATATAATCAGAATGAAAAGAAAGGCAAAAAGAAAGTCGATGTTCTTCTTACCTCTCTCCAGGCCCCTCACCAGGATATCGATCATGTCCGCGTTCTCCCCGTCTGACTCATTCGGTAAACAAAAGCGAGAATTTCCGCTACCGCGCGGTAGAGAAACCCGGGTATTTCTTTACCGACGTCGACATAACGGTAAAGATCCCAGGCGGTTTTTTTATTCTCCACCACCGGAATTTGGCACTCCCGGGCGATTTCCTTGATTTTTTCAGCAATCAACCGTTTCCCCTTGGCCACCAGGACCGGCGCCTTCCCGGAGTTCCGCTCGTAGTGGAGAGCGCAGGCCACATGAACCGGATTGGTGACCACTACCGAAGCGGAGGGGACCGCCTGCATCATCCGACTGCGGGCGAGCTCCCGCTGTTTCGCGCGGATACGGGAACGAATGATTGGATCACCTTCCGTTTTTTTATATTCTTCTTTAACCTCTTCTTTAGTCATCCGGGCTTTCCGTTCGAATTCGTACCGCTGGTAAAAAAAATCAAGAAATCCGATACCCAGAAACAAACCTCCGAGATACAAGCCCAAGCGCCTGGCGATCGTCCCGCCCGATCTCAGCAATTCCCCAAGCTCCATAGCCATCAGGTCCGCCAGCTGTGGGAGAGAACCCCGCACAATCAGGTAGGTTATGGCGATCCCGACAAAAACCTTGAGCGATACTTTAAGGCTTTCTATAACGGTACGCATGGAAAAAATCTTTTCCAGGCCCTTGATCGGGTTGATATATTCGAATTTTGGCTTGATAGCTTCAAAAGAAACGACGAACCCGGTCTGCAAAAATCCGATAAACAAACCTATACCAAGAGCGATCAAGGCAACCGGTGCGACCATGCGCAGAAAATATCCTCCGCAGATCCTCAGCAGGTTGAACAGCCACTGGTAATCTTCTCCCCCGTAGGGAATATCGCCCCGCCAAATTTTCTGCGAAAAAAGCATGGCCTGTTGACCGATATAGGGAAAAAGAAAGGAAACCACCAGAAACATGGAAAGAAACCCGACTCCGCCGGCAAAATCGGTACTCTGGGCCGTTTGGCCCTTTTTTCTCAATTCATCCCGTTTCCGTGGGGTTGGTGCCTCGGTCTTTTCCTGCGAAGGCACATTCCCACCTCTCTTTCAGCAAGGGTATTATGGGTGCAGGGTAATTAGGTGCAACCCGACTGGTTTTAGATAAATTCATTTGCCAAAACGGGCCAAACAGGAAGGACGCTTTTCTTCACCGGGTCGCCAGCAGGCTGAAGAACGACCGCAGGAAGAAGCCGACCAAACGGTCAACCAGCGGAAAAAAGTAGGGCAAGGTCAACAGGGTCAAAAGAAAACAGATGCCGATATTCAACGGTAAACCGACGATAAAGACATCCATTTGAGGGATCGCCCGGGAAAGGATGGCCAGCGTAAGGTTGGCCAAAAACAGGGCGATGATCACCGGAGCCCCGAGTTGCAGGGCCAGGATCATGACTTGTTGAATCAGATCCAGGATTGATGCTTCCATAGCCGGTGTGAGCATAAAGGTCCCGAGTGGTACCAACTCGAAAGTCCGATAGAGACCCTCCAGCGTCAAAAGATGGCCCCCAATACCCAGATAATAGACAATCGCCAGGAGGAGGTAGAATTGTCCCATCACCGAGGAGACCTCACGGGTAAAGGGGTCGATGACATTGGCAATGAGAAAGCCCGCCTGGAAATCGATAATTTCTCCGGCGATTTGAATACAGGAAAAGACCAGACCGGCTATAAAACCGAGGGCCAGTCCCAGCATGATTTCGGATAAGAGGGCTAGAAAAAAATCACCGTCAAAAACAAAAAACCGGGGAACTCCCGGTCCCGTTTTCTGAGGCAGAAGAATGACGGCCATCAGGAAAGCCAGGCCAATCTTGGGGGGAAGAGGAATGATCCGGCTGTTGAAAACCGGAGCGATCATGAAAAACCCCAACATTCTCATAAAGATCAGTAGAAAAGCTAGGAAATGATAGGCCAGGTAAGCAATAAGGTCCATCCCTCATCTCACAAGCAAAGGGATATTGATGAACAGGTCGCCGGTGAAATCGAGAATCGTCTGGAGCATCCAGGGTCCGAGAAAAAAAGCGATGACGATAACCGCTAAAATCTTGGGAACAAAGGTCAGAGTCATTTCGTGAATCTGGGTCACCGCCTGGAAAATACTCACCAGGATGCCTATTAACAGCGCCCCTACCAGGATCGGCAGAGAAAGTTTAATGATCACCAACATAGCCTGATTTCCAATTTCCATGACCAATTCTTCGGTCAATTCACTCACCACCTTATTTCATCGAATGCTCAACATGATTCCCCGGGTAATCAGATTCCACCCATCGACCAGAACGAAGAGAAGGATTTTGAAGGGAAGGGAGATGATGATCGGCGGAAGCATCATCATCCCCATAGACATGAGAATGCTGGCCACGACCATATCGATGATCAAAAAGGGGACATACACCAGAAAGCCCAGAGTAAATGCAATGCGGAGTTCACTGAGAATAAAGGCCGGTATCAATACCTGGGTAGGGATGTCCTCCCGAGTGTCGGGCCGAGGAAGTCCGGACATGC
Proteins encoded in this region:
- the fliQ gene encoding flagellar biosynthesis protein FliQ, giving the protein MSELTEELVMEIGNQAMLVIIKLSLPILVGALLIGILVSIFQAVTQIHEMTLTFVPKILAVIVIAFFLGPWMLQTILDFTGDLFINIPLLVR
- a CDS encoding EscU/YscU/HrcU family type III secretion system export apparatus switch protein, with protein sequence MPSQEKTEAPTPRKRDELRKKGQTAQSTDFAGGVGFLSMFLVVSFLFPYIGQQAMLFSQKIWRGDIPYGGEDYQWLFNLLRICGGYFLRMVAPVALIALGIGLFIGFLQTGFVVSFEAIKPKFEYINPIKGLEKIFSMRTVIESLKVSLKVFVGIAITYLIVRGSLPQLADLMAMELGELLRSGGTIARRLGLYLGGLFLGIGFLDFFYQRYEFERKARMTKEEVKEEYKKTEGDPIIRSRIRAKQRELARSRMMQAVPSASVVVTNPVHVACALHYERNSGKAPVLVAKGKRLIAEKIKEIARECQIPVVENKKTAWDLYRYVDVGKEIPGFLYRAVAEILAFVYRMSQTGRTRT
- the fliR gene encoding flagellar biosynthetic protein FliR — translated: MDLIAYLAYHFLAFLLIFMRMLGFFMIAPVFNSRIIPLPPKIGLAFLMAVILLPQKTGPGVPRFFVFDGDFFLALLSEIMLGLALGFIAGLVFSCIQIAGEIIDFQAGFLIANVIDPFTREVSSVMGQFYLLLAIVYYLGIGGHLLTLEGLYRTFELVPLGTFMLTPAMEASILDLIQQVMILALQLGAPVIIALFLANLTLAILSRAIPQMDVFIVGLPLNIGICFLLTLLTLPYFFPLVDRLVGFFLRSFFSLLATR